The proteins below are encoded in one region of Brassica napus cultivar Da-Ae chromosome A6, Da-Ae, whole genome shotgun sequence:
- the LOC106441887 gene encoding uncharacterized protein LOC106441887, producing the protein MSSTPHDSPLHDSPIHDSPLHDSPIHDSYLHDSLQLDSNEFCTTLKLPGRVYEAVETPDNPKAIIHHSKIDYIEKVEDILGKEEFSFIENSHIGSILKLVKRNRVQFSEELFHFLMQRRVLTQGEDLWFTFSDQPMRFSLREFHLTTGLRCEEDQTITEPLFKIMKKPYIWMLGKIDKFTVRTLYEMFKKKARSMPTLERLSLGTAILTEAVIMAENPSSKIPRDRLQRYMNYRSHKIAWGKTAYRILMRSVKSLSASSWTGDSYEVSGFALAINLWAMSSVNVLGKSLGKPCETSSSSDPLCLHWDSTRTPTIAEVLELEKINNVEVSTVIGLAEEYKHLVGATHSDDADFHSVVKLVQQGYKMRRSDWEKGFVDMFVATEDIGQQRKTKDEDAEHGEDLNHNEDEEEKKDEEEKTDEEENKDEEYQKDKEQRKDKNHSMSNSEKLDKLIQMVRDLDKRVVMIQNVLGVKFNDSSPNKEDCENGASSGDRRSAQDYENEEDTINEEANSDDKKNAPDDENEEDTIAEAANSEDTIAEEANSGDGRSALDDENEKEICDEEAKSGTEHQREEENILGEIETTQKITQDEDTEKLESESCLKQTSQVTSPTPTFNTPNFDTRVSSPNPTFTSPKFDLLSQESHSGKGTNEVLMRDVYEIPVFQPLMKIKKRLVQQHSQVNEDVEPPLQKKFKADTDNVPLRRSERGQIPSIHTQPPFTGARKKHPILHPFEPVDKTRKEKMREWKMSNKRKKLRINQEIVNAKWFSDIETPGKKLSKTHIEAGFELLKLRQINNPDLFLNKTALVVGVKFLEEIDEFYDEFLDDKKGFQFGAGFDKYNIEKNINFLYSAIAVAEKYWLGVVINLEKRNITAFNCAAMKFTDASLVPYVNAYAMALPFMIRYFFKDVSMDTSKFSIKIVSEGFPQVLKIEDSGVYALKLIECHAMRIVDLTKLSEEKIAIIREKLAVDIFSELQ; encoded by the exons ATGTCGTCTACTCCTCACGATTCTCCTCTACACGATTCTCCTATACACGATTCTCCTCTTCACGATTCTCCTATTCATGATTCTTATCTTCACGATTCTCTACAA TTGGATAGCAACGAGTTTTGCACAACCTTGAAATTGCCTGGGAGGGTTTATGAAGCTGTAGAAACACCAGATAATCCCAAAGCGATAATCCAtcactcaaagattgattaTATCGAGAAGGTGGAAGATATATTAGGAAAAGAAGAGTTTTCTTTCATAGAGAACTCTCACATTGGGAGCATTTTGAAGTTGGTTAAAAGGAATAGGGTTCAATTTTCAGAAGAGTTGTTCCATTTTCTAATGCAGCGAAGAGTATTGACGCAAGGAGAGGATCTCTGGTTTACTTTCTCGGACCAGCCTATGAGGTTTTCACTAAGGGAATTTCATCTGACAACAGGCTTACGTTGTGAGGAAGATCAGACAATAACAGAGCCGCTGTTCAAAATAATGAAGAAGCCATACATTTGGATGCTGGGCAAGATTGATAAGTTTACGGTGAGAACGTTATATGAAATGTTTAAAAAGAAAGCACGAAGCATGCCAACACTAGAAAGATTATCCCTTGGAACAGCAATACTCACAGAAGCGGTAATTATGGCAGAAAATCCGAGTTCTAAAATCCCGAGAGACAGGTTGCAGCGTTATATGAACTATCGCTCACACAAGATTGCTTGGGGTAAAACTGCTTATAGAATCTTGATGAGAAGTGTAAAAAGTTTGAGTGCAAGTTCCTGGACAGGAGATAGTTATGAAGTGAGTGGTTTTGCGCTAGCCATAAATCTGTGGGCAATGTCATCAGTGAATGTGCTTGGTAAATCTTTGGGAAAGCCATGCGAGACATCCTCTTCTTCTGATCCGTTGTGTCTACATTGGGACTCAACAAGAACTCCGACAATAGCTGAAGTGTTAGAGCTGGAGAAGATAAACAAT GTTGAGGTTAGCACAGTGATTGGATTGGCTGAGGAATACAAACATTTGGTGGGGGCAACACATAGTGACGATGCTGACTTTCACAGTGTTGTGAAACTAGTTCAACAAGGATACAAAATGAGGAGAAGCGATTGGGAGAAAGGTTTTGTGGATATGTTTGTTGCAACAGAAGATATAGGTCAACAACGCAAGACAAAAGACGAAGATGCAGAGCATGGTGAAGATCTGAACCAtaatgaagatgaagaggaaaagaaagatgaagaggaaAAGACAGATGAAGAGGAAAATAAAGATGAAGAGTATCAAAAGGATAAGGAgcaaagaaaagataaaaatcATTCCATGTCTAACAGCGAGAAACTTGATAAGCTAATCCAAATGGTTCGTGATTTGGATAAGCGAGTAGTAATGATCCAGAATGTTTTAGGAGTTAAG tttaacgACAGTTCACCAAACAAAGAAGATTGTGAAAATGGAGCTAGTTCTGGTGATAGAAGAAGTGCAcaagattatgaaaatgaagaagatacaattaatgaagAAGCAAACtctgatgataaaaaaaatgcaccagatgatgaaaatgaagaagatacaATTGCTGAAGCAGCAAACTCTGAAGATACAATTGCTGAAGAAGCAAACTCTGGCGATGGAAGAAGTGCACTggatgatgaaaatgaaaaagagataTGTGATGAAGAAGCAAAATCTGGTACAGAGCATCAAAGGGAAGAAGAGAATATTCTTGGGGAAATTGAGACTACACAAAAAATCACTCAAGACGAAGACACAGaaaaacttgaatcagaaaGTTGCTTGAAACAAACGTCGCAG GTTACGTCGCCTACTCCAACATTCAATACTCCAAACTTTGATACAAGG GTTTCATCGCCTAATCCAACATTTACGTCTCCTAAGTTTGATCTCCTTTCCCAAGAAAGTCATAGTGGAAAGGGTACAAATGAG GTTCTTATGAGAGATGTTTATGAGATTCCTGTTTTCCAACctctaatgaaaataaaaaagagattgGTACAACAACACAGCCAG GTAAACGAAGATGTTGAGCCTCCACTTCAAAAGAAGTTTAAAGCTGATACAGATAATGTTCCGCTAAGAAGAAGTGAAAGAGGTCAAATACCATCCATTCATACACAACCACCGTTTACAGGAGCAAGGAAGAAACATCCGATTCTTCATCCCTTTGAGCCAGTtgataaaacaagaaaagaaaaaatgagagAATGGAAAATGTCAAACAAAAGAaa GAAGCTGAGAATCAATCAAGAGATAGTAAACGCAAAGTGGTTTTCGGATATTGAAACTCCGggaaaaaaactttcaaaaacg catATTGAAGCAGGTTTTGAGTTGCTGAAACTGAGACAGATAAACAATCCAGATTTGTTTCTGAACAAAACTGCCTTAGTTGTTGGAGTGAAGTTTCTTGAAGAAATAGATGAGTTTTATGATGAGTTTTTAGATGACAAGAAAGGTTTCCAATTTGGAGCAGGCTTTGACAAGTACAACATAGAGAAGAATATCAACTTCCTCTATTCGGCCATTGCAGTAGCAGAGAAGTATTGGCTTGGAGTTGTAATCAACTTGGAGAAGAGAAATATCACAGCATTCAATTGTGCAGCAATGAAGTTCACAGATGCGAGTTTGGTCCCTTACGTTAATGCATATGCGATGGCTCTCCCATTCATGATTCGCTACTTCTTCAAAGATGTCAG